A single Gopherus flavomarginatus isolate rGopFla2 chromosome 24, rGopFla2.mat.asm, whole genome shotgun sequence DNA region contains:
- the LOC127040040 gene encoding uncharacterized protein LOC127040040: MREWLVLLCLGRRREMAGRGAGAERAAWLRQYYTQRQKRLMTLLIARRRRSSCYFHPRSWPSFRNADWWEQVVLKDFQPRDWLEKFRMSKETFFYVCNQLRPKLSHPSTQPHPMLPLEQRVAVAVWHLATNVEYQTISPLFGVGPSTVQNCVKEVSYAIVLLLKPLYLRLPSEQELENMVRIFSARWGFPHCIGALDSLHVPIHAPAHLGADYCNSQRWHSVLTQATVDGLGQFWDICAGFPGSMANSTVLENSSLWVLAREGRLFPTPPKHFMGRAQRYVLLGDASYPLRDWILKPYPEDGTLTPQQLQFNYRLKRAHSVIENAFLRLKARWQFLLKCDDCSLDLLPTVILACCTLHNVCEAHDSPFNDEWLEVLEPAEFSKPCQPVPVSMDDSSAEEVRELMCEYFESYGEG; encoded by the exons ATGCGGGAGTGGCTGGTGCTGCTGTgcctggggaggaggcgggagaTGGCCGGCCGGGGGGCCGGGGCGGAGCGGGCAGCCTGGCTGCGGCAGTACTACACGCAGAGACAGAAGAGGCTGATGACG CTGCTGATTGCCCGCCGGAGGAGATCTAGCTGTTACTTCCACCCACGCTCATGGCCCAGCTTCCGGAACGCTGACTGGTGGGAACAGGTGGTCCTGAAAGACTTCCAGCCTCGGGACTGGCTGGAGAAATTCCGAATGTCCAAGGAGACCTTCTTCTATGTCTGCAACCAGCTGCGACCCAAGCTGTCCCACCCGagtacccagccccaccccatgctGCCTCTGGAGCAGCGGGTAGCCGTGGCCGTTTGGCACCTGGCCACCAATGTAGAGTACCAGACAATCAGCCCCCTCTTTGGGGTGGGTCCGTCCACAGTGCAGAACTGTGTCAAGGAGGTCAGCTACGCCATTGTGCTGCTGCTGAAGCCGCTCTACCTCCGGCTGCCCAGCGAGCAGGAGCTGGAGAACATGGTGCGCATCTTCAGTGCCCGCTGGGGATTCCCACACTGCATCGGTGCCTTGGACAGCCTCCATGTCCCCATCCATGCCCCTGCGCACCTCGGTGCCGACTACTGCAACAGCCAGCGCTGGCATTCTGTCCTCACGCAGGCCACGGTGGATGGGCTGGGTCAGTTCTGGGACATCTGCGCCGGCTTCCCTGGCAGCATGGCGAACAGCACTGTCCTGGaaaactccagcttgtgggtgttAGCCAGGGAGGGCCGCCTCTTCCCAACCCCCCCGAAACATTTCATGGGGAGGGCACAAAGGTATGTCCTGTTGGGAGATGCCTCTTACCCGCTGCGGGACTGGATCCTCAAGCCTTACCCAGAAGACGGCACCctcaccccacagcagctccagttCAACTATCGCCTGAAGCGAGCCCACAGCGTGATCGAGAATGCCTTCCTGCGCCTCAAGGCCCGGTGGCAGTTCCTCCTGAAATGTGACGACTGCAGCCTGGACCTGCTGCCCACAGTCATCCTCGCCTGTTGCACCCTGCACAACGTGTGCGAGGCCCACGACAGCCCCTTCAATGATGAGTGGCTGGAGGTGCTAGAGCCCGCCGAGTTCTCAAAGCCCTGCCAGCCTGTGCCCGTGTCCATGGACGACAGCAGCGCTGAGGAAGTGCGAGAGCTGATGTGCGAATACTTTGAAAGCTACGGAGAAGGCTGA